One window from the genome of Oscillospiraceae bacterium encodes:
- a CDS encoding sugar ABC transporter permease, with the protein MQLMNSGAAVKQIPNTQVKKRRKTKSLDKKKARMGWIFVLPFVLIFVLVYVPIVFDSINYSFNEIEILSGGGFDLDYVGWDNYTYALMEDANYVQVLTTGIQQLIFDIPAIVIFSLFMAVLLNQKMVGRTFFRAVFFIPVILSTGIIERIDTDNLMRTAIDSGVGIETGDDQMKNQASQVISMMDVRALFENMKVGQDLVKYVVQMVNNIYNIINRSGVQMLIFLAGLQSISPAIYESCTMEGATAWETFWKITFPMISPMILVNTVYTVIDAFTSQNNTVMQYIQKVGIMTDGNVKSSAMSWMYFLIVMLIISVVAALLSAYVFYQRKD; encoded by the coding sequence ATGCAGCTTATGAACAGCGGAGCAGCGGTAAAACAAATACCGAACACACAGGTTAAAAAGCGTCGCAAAACCAAATCTCTCGATAAAAAAAAGGCGAGAATGGGTTGGATTTTTGTACTACCCTTCGTTCTCATCTTCGTGCTTGTATATGTCCCGATAGTATTTGATTCAATCAATTACAGTTTTAATGAAATAGAAATCCTTTCCGGCGGCGGATTCGACCTTGACTATGTGGGGTGGGATAACTACACATACGCTTTGATGGAAGACGCAAATTATGTTCAGGTTCTGACGACAGGCATACAACAGCTGATATTTGATATACCGGCAATCGTCATATTCTCTTTGTTTATGGCAGTCCTGTTGAATCAGAAGATGGTCGGACGTACCTTTTTCAGAGCGGTATTTTTCATTCCAGTAATTCTTTCTACCGGTATAATTGAAAGAATTGATACAGACAACCTCATGCGGACGGCAATTGACTCCGGAGTCGGTATTGAGACAGGCGATGATCAGATGAAAAACCAGGCTTCGCAGGTCATATCGATGATGGATGTTCGTGCCTTATTTGAAAACATGAAGGTCGGACAGGATCTTGTTAAATATGTCGTTCAAATGGTCAATAACATATATAACATTATAAACCGTTCCGGCGTACAGATGCTTATATTCCTTGCGGGGCTCCAGTCCATTTCGCCCGCGATTTACGAATCGTGCACAATGGAAGGTGCCACCGCGTGGGAGACCTTCTGGAAAATTACCTTCCCGATGATTTCTCCGATGATACTCGTCAACACGGTTTATACGGTAATTGACGCGTTCACATCACAGAACAACACGGTAATGCAATATATTCAGAAAGTCGGCATAATGACAGACGGTAACGTAAAATCTTCCGCAATGAGCTGGATGTACTTCCTGATCGTAATGCTGATAATATCTGTTGTTGCGGCATTGCTGAGCGCGTATGTATTCTACCAGCGCAAAGATTAA
- a CDS encoding carbohydrate ABC transporter permease, which yields MNNTDIKTAEKLKHSGKNLNINKNANANKKIKVDFEGKTSAGERFRLRVFSLYFLKNIVWVIFRLVLLLGISYVIILPFVTKIAGSIMSPDDFLDVTVKLISKYPTLDTYKYIITENKYLTALSNTAILSLLCAVVQMLTCAVVGYGFSKFKFRGNKFLFLCVVFTMIVPHQTLQLSMFMKFRYFDIYGIYSFIYKTFNLESFYTIGKDKFFRFDSVNLINTYWPLAILSFGGLAFKNGLYIFIMRQFYKGVPDELEEAAYVDGSGVIKTFVKIIIPLSIPMMVTVFLFAFSWQWSDNFYTSFFFTKEGLYLMPHIVSVPKTLEKASQLLPNAAAYQNAITSTCGLMIVFPLIILYCFCQNFLIQGIERSGIVG from the coding sequence ATGAATAATACCGATATAAAAACAGCTGAAAAGCTCAAGCATTCCGGAAAAAATTTAAATATCAATAAAAACGCGAACGCAAACAAGAAGATCAAGGTTGACTTCGAGGGAAAAACCAGCGCCGGAGAAAGATTCCGTCTTCGTGTATTCTCACTGTATTTTCTTAAAAATATCGTCTGGGTCATATTCAGACTCGTCCTCCTTCTTGGAATATCCTACGTTATAATCCTTCCCTTTGTGACAAAAATCGCCGGTTCGATCATGAGTCCGGACGACTTCCTGGACGTAACCGTAAAATTAATTTCAAAATATCCGACACTTGACACCTATAAGTACATCATTACTGAAAATAAGTATCTTACAGCGCTTTCCAATACGGCTATTCTTTCGCTTTTATGCGCAGTCGTGCAGATGTTGACCTGTGCTGTTGTTGGATACGGATTTTCGAAGTTTAAATTCCGCGGCAACAAGTTCCTGTTTTTATGTGTTGTTTTCACGATGATCGTACCTCACCAGACGCTTCAGCTTTCTATGTTCATGAAGTTCAGATATTTCGATATCTACGGAATTTATAGCTTTATATATAAAACATTTAATCTCGAATCGTTTTATACTATAGGCAAGGATAAATTCTTCAGGTTTGATTCAGTGAATCTCATCAACACATATTGGCCGCTCGCCATTCTCTCTTTCGGCGGACTCGCGTTTAAGAACGGACTTTATATATTTATTATGCGTCAGTTCTATAAAGGCGTTCCTGATGAGCTTGAAGAAGCGGCGTATGTCGATGGCTCCGGTGTTATAAAAACCTTTGTGAAAATCATCATTCCTCTTTCCATACCGATGATGGTCACAGTATTCCTATTCGCGTTTTCGTGGCAGTGGTCGGACAACTTCTATACAAGCTTCTTCTTTACAAAAGAAGGACTTTATTTGATGCCTCACATTGTGAGCGTTCCGAAAACTTTGGAAAAGGCATCTCAGCTGCTTCCTAATGCCGCGGCGTATCAAAACGCAATAACAAGCACATGCGGACTCATGATAGTATTTCCTCTTATTATACTCTATTGTTTCTGCCAGAATTTCCTTATCCAGGGAATTGAGAGATCCGGTATAGTCGGCTGA
- a CDS encoding DNA-directed RNA polymerase subunit beta, with the protein MMKPCQLGNNVRMSFSKINETLEMPNLIEVQRRSYEWFLNEGLMEVLRDVSPIVDYSGNLFIDFVDYRIERTPKYPVEECKERDVNYAVPLRVKVRLSKKATDEIKEQEIFMGDFPLMTDNGTFVINGAERVIVSQIVRSPGIYYEKSTDKIGKNTFAATVIPYRGAWLEYETDLNDVFYVRIDKNRKLPVTIFIRALGLSTDSDIYAMFGEDEKIKNTIEKDMISAAAEANKTTPYEEALKEIYRRLRPGDPPLIESAEILINNLFFDARRYDISAVGRYKFNKKLALARRISGFRLAQDAVSKLTGEIVFEKNTLLDREKALKIQDAGICEVFVYTDSEKREKVRKVFSNGMVNISKILGYPIEEKTGIKEMGRLSILLEIMNEAETEEDVISLIKQRRDELIPKHITREDIYASINYLICLSYGIGNEDDIDHLGNRRLRSVGELLQNQLRIGFSRMDKIVKERMSIQDNETLTPQALINIRPVVSAIKEFFGSSPLSQFMDQNNPLSELTHKRRLSALGPGGLSRDRASFEVRDVHYTQYGRMCPIETPEGPNIGLISYLSTYARISEFGFIEAPYRKVNKATGVVTSEIEYMTADVEDEYIVAQANEPLTEENKFKNKKVTARFREEILEVEQERIDYMDISPKMVVSVATALIPFLENDDNSRALMGSNMQKQAVPLMVTESPIVGTGMEYKAAVDSGVCVLCRESGYVESVSSNKISIVTDNGRHDTYGLIKFKRTNQGTCINQRPIVNKDDRVEKGMVIADGAATSNGELALGKNVLIGFMTWEGYNYEDAVLINERLVREDVYTSIHIEEYSHEARDTKLGPEEITKDIPSVGDDALKDLTVDGIIRKGAEVHAGDILVGKVTPKGETELTAEERLLRAIFGEKAREVRDTSLRLPHGESGIVVDVRTLSRENGDTEMSPGVNKVVKVYVAQKRKISVGDKMAGRHGNKGVISRILPPEDMPFLPDGTPLDIVLNPLGVPSRMNIGQVLEVHLGRAAHKLGIKVMTPVFDGANEKDIEQALIDAGLPTDGKSVLYDGRTGEPFDSRVTVGYMYFLKLHHLVDDKIHARSTGPYSLITQQPLGGKAQFGGQRFGEMEVWALEAYGAAYTLQEILTVKSDDVIGRVKTFEAIVKGQNIPTPGVPESFKVLIRELQSLGLNVQVLNKNNEEVALKEISEEEAVARGIDPNDIGKNIYDDKDPMYDDEEGTVDEPEGSEKDEFEEEDFFEEEEYKDDNIDDKDM; encoded by the coding sequence ATGATGAAACCTTGCCAATTGGGCAACAACGTGCGCATGAGCTTTTCCAAGATCAACGAGACACTGGAAATGCCGAACCTTATCGAGGTTCAACGGAGATCCTACGAATGGTTTCTTAACGAAGGCCTTATGGAGGTGCTGCGCGATGTATCTCCGATAGTCGATTATTCCGGCAATCTTTTTATTGATTTCGTCGATTACAGAATCGAAAGAACACCTAAATATCCGGTAGAGGAATGTAAAGAGCGCGACGTAAACTACGCCGTGCCGCTTCGCGTCAAGGTCAGGCTTTCGAAAAAGGCCACCGATGAAATAAAGGAACAGGAAATATTCATGGGCGATTTCCCGCTCATGACCGACAACGGCACATTTGTCATAAACGGAGCAGAGAGAGTCATTGTTTCTCAGATTGTGCGTTCCCCTGGTATCTATTATGAAAAGTCCACCGACAAAATCGGAAAAAATACATTTGCCGCCACGGTTATTCCTTACCGCGGCGCATGGCTTGAATATGAGACGGATTTAAACGACGTCTTTTATGTCCGCATAGATAAAAACAGAAAATTGCCGGTTACAATCTTCATCCGCGCGCTCGGTCTCAGCACTGATTCCGATATATACGCCATGTTCGGCGAGGATGAAAAGATAAAAAACACAATAGAAAAAGATATGATTTCCGCCGCTGCCGAGGCCAACAAGACGACGCCTTACGAAGAGGCGCTCAAGGAAATATATCGACGTCTGCGTCCGGGAGATCCTCCGCTGATTGAAAGCGCCGAGATACTCATAAACAATCTGTTTTTTGATGCCAGGAGATACGACATTTCAGCGGTCGGACGCTATAAATTCAATAAAAAGCTCGCTTTGGCACGCAGAATTTCCGGATTCAGGCTTGCTCAGGACGCAGTATCAAAGCTGACGGGAGAGATCGTATTTGAAAAGAATACGCTTCTTGACCGTGAAAAAGCTTTAAAGATTCAAGATGCCGGAATATGCGAGGTGTTCGTGTATACCGACAGTGAAAAGCGCGAAAAAGTCCGCAAGGTGTTTTCGAACGGCATGGTCAACATATCTAAAATCCTTGGATATCCGATAGAAGAAAAAACCGGAATCAAAGAAATGGGCCGCCTCAGCATACTTCTGGAAATAATGAACGAAGCTGAGACTGAAGAAGATGTCATTTCTCTCATAAAACAGCGCCGAGACGAGCTTATTCCAAAACATATAACACGCGAGGATATATACGCTTCCATAAACTATCTCATTTGTCTTTCATATGGTATAGGAAATGAAGACGACATAGACCACCTAGGAAACCGCCGCCTCCGTTCTGTGGGAGAGCTTTTACAGAATCAGCTGCGCATCGGTTTTTCGAGAATGGATAAAATCGTCAAGGAACGTATGTCTATTCAGGACAATGAAACGCTTACTCCACAGGCTTTGATCAATATAAGACCGGTGGTTTCGGCAATAAAAGAATTTTTCGGTTCTTCTCCGCTGTCTCAGTTTATGGACCAGAACAATCCGCTTTCAGAGCTGACACATAAGCGCCGTCTGTCCGCGCTGGGCCCCGGAGGTCTTTCGCGTGACCGCGCATCGTTCGAGGTACGCGACGTTCACTATACACAATACGGCAGAATGTGTCCGATAGAGACGCCTGAAGGTCCGAATATCGGTCTTATCTCGTATTTGTCGACATATGCGCGGATCAGTGAGTTCGGCTTTATAGAGGCGCCTTACCGCAAAGTCAACAAAGCGACCGGAGTGGTCACAAGCGAAATCGAATACATGACGGCCGACGTCGAGGACGAATACATTGTCGCCCAGGCCAACGAGCCGCTCACCGAAGAAAACAAATTTAAGAACAAGAAAGTCACCGCCCGTTTCCGCGAGGAAATTCTCGAAGTTGAACAGGAGCGGATAGACTACATGGATATATCTCCGAAAATGGTGGTTTCCGTTGCGACGGCACTGATTCCATTTTTGGAAAACGACGATAACTCACGCGCCCTGATGGGTTCGAACATGCAGAAGCAGGCCGTACCTCTTATGGTAACCGAATCGCCGATTGTCGGCACCGGCATGGAATACAAGGCCGCTGTCGATTCCGGCGTCTGCGTGCTTTGCCGCGAAAGCGGATATGTCGAAAGCGTAAGCTCCAACAAAATCAGCATTGTCACGGACAACGGACGGCATGATACCTATGGGCTTATCAAATTCAAACGCACAAACCAGGGAACATGCATCAATCAGCGTCCGATAGTAAACAAGGACGACCGCGTTGAAAAGGGCATGGTCATCGCGGACGGCGCCGCCACATCCAACGGCGAGCTTGCTCTAGGTAAGAACGTCCTGATCGGCTTTATGACATGGGAAGGATATAACTACGAGGATGCTGTCCTTATCAACGAAAGGCTTGTCCGCGAGGATGTTTATACCTCGATCCATATAGAAGAATATTCGCATGAAGCCCGCGACACTAAGCTCGGACCTGAAGAAATTACAAAGGATATCCCCAGCGTCGGCGACGATGCGTTAAAAGACCTCACCGTCGACGGTATCATCCGCAAGGGCGCGGAGGTTCACGCAGGCGACATACTCGTCGGAAAGGTCACTCCTAAAGGAGAGACCGAGCTCACCGCGGAAGAAAGACTGCTCCGCGCCATATTCGGGGAAAAAGCCAGAGAAGTCAGAGATACATCTCTCAGGCTCCCGCATGGCGAGAGCGGAATCGTAGTGGATGTCAGGACTCTTTCACGCGAAAACGGAGACACGGAGATGTCTCCCGGAGTGAATAAAGTAGTAAAAGTATATGTCGCCCAAAAGAGAAAGATTTCTGTCGGTGACAAAATGGCCGGCCGTCACGGAAACAAGGGCGTTATTTCCCGCATACTTCCGCCGGAGGATATGCCGTTCCTTCCGGACGGCACCCCGCTTGATATAGTTTTAAATCCTCTGGGCGTTCCTTCCCGAATGAACATCGGACAGGTGCTTGAGGTGCATCTCGGACGCGCCGCCCATAAGCTTGGCATCAAGGTTATGACACCGGTGTTTGACGGAGCCAACGAAAAGGATATTGAACAGGCACTGATCGACGCAGGGCTTCCGACAGACGGAAAAAGCGTGCTTTATGACGGACGCACTGGCGAGCCCTTTGACAGCCGCGTCACAGTCGGATATATGTACTTCCTGAAGCTCCATCATCTTGTCGATGATAAAATACACGCGCGTTCGACGGGTCCGTATTCACTGATAACACAGCAGCCTCTCGGAGGAAAAGCACAGTTCGGCGGACAGAGATTCGGCGAAATGGAGGTATGGGCTCTCGAGGCTTACGGAGCGGCTTACACACTTCAGGAGATACTGACTGTAAAATCAGACGATGTTATCGGGCGTGTAAAGACGTTTGAAGCGATCGTTAAAGGTCAGAATATACCTACGCCGGGCGTTCCGGAGTCGTTCAAGGTGCTTATCAGAGAGCTTCAGTCTCTCGGACTCAACGTCCAGGTTCTGAACAAAAACAACGAGGAAGTTGCGCTCAAGGAAATATCCGAGGAAGAGGCCGTGGCACGCGGCATCGATCCCAACGACATAGGCAAGAACATATATGACGACAAGGATCCGATGTACGACGACGAAGAAGGCACTGTGGACGAACCCGAAGGCAGCGAGAAAGACGAATTTGAAGAAGAAGATTTCTTTGAAGAAGAAGAATATAAAGACGATAATATTGACGATAAGGATATGTAA